One window from the genome of Nitrospira defluvii encodes:
- a CDS encoding Mu transposase C-terminal domain-containing protein yields MQLYANRVIGWKGEKDGQPHLIKERILYIYPDQTASVINLNKKRPLPIRTPLKYLYDAFVNEDLVLVEEDPYTEQYRDEATLSENDKAFRSHVWDKLELFLTKHYLALLELRTRGAIVLEIIKSTGWTKETVYKYLRRYWLTGQTKNAFLPGYHRCGGRGGRRLVYDSRPGPERRNKQLGWTAGNGVAVNEDIRKRLTEGIKEFHLKQKLPFAQAVKKTIQSRFCDDFEMKNGIVIPKLWAPDSLPSERQARYLFKRDFQNPTQVLTALTSEKLFLRNHRALLGESLSMVEGPGSLYHIDATVGDVYLRSELDRNRLIGRPVIYLVVDVFSRMIVGFAVLLEGPSWMGAMQALFQAFSNKQRFCAGLGITITPNQWPCEGLPDAILADGGELLGHDADSLTALGIQIHQAAAWRPDWKPLVERYFGLLNTHIEWIPGKLHKRQPGEHDCRLDGVLTPRMFRQLLTWIILKHNNSVLLKHYALSKEMIADKVKRYPSVLWEWGVSQSLSELRWKPEPLVQATLLPRDKATVTRKGIRFKHLYYTCSLAESEQWFVRAGQKTWSIDVAYYPPDDSVLYLRLEDGSRLVPCTLVDRINELSWVGQDWYDVEDHFTLRNIENLDEKYTAAHSTLTFDVQEAALIKQAKEELAQAVTPTSKSSQLKGIADNYKKEREQEQQINPPVPKRVKPPLPPPQVSVDDEYIPDALPFALLQEAQAELTSKITSH; encoded by the coding sequence ATGCAGCTCTATGCCAATAGGGTCATTGGATGGAAAGGAGAGAAAGATGGGCAACCACATCTAATCAAAGAACGCATTCTCTATATTTATCCAGACCAAACCGCATCGGTCATTAATCTCAATAAGAAACGACCTCTCCCAATCCGTACACCGCTTAAATACCTCTATGACGCATTCGTTAACGAAGACCTGGTCTTGGTTGAGGAAGATCCCTACACCGAACAATATCGGGACGAGGCTACGCTTTCCGAGAATGACAAAGCATTCAGAAGCCATGTATGGGACAAACTTGAGCTTTTTCTAACCAAGCATTACCTCGCACTCCTTGAACTTCGCACTCGTGGCGCAATTGTCCTTGAAATTATCAAGAGTACGGGTTGGACGAAGGAAACCGTTTACAAATATCTGCGGCGGTACTGGCTGACAGGACAAACGAAGAACGCTTTTCTTCCCGGTTACCATCGCTGCGGTGGCCGAGGTGGGAGGCGACTCGTATACGACAGTCGTCCAGGGCCAGAGCGTAGAAACAAGCAACTGGGATGGACCGCCGGCAATGGCGTTGCCGTCAACGAAGATATCCGCAAACGACTGACTGAAGGAATTAAGGAGTTTCACCTTAAACAGAAGCTCCCTTTTGCCCAAGCCGTGAAGAAGACAATCCAATCGCGCTTTTGTGATGATTTCGAAATGAAGAACGGGATTGTCATCCCGAAGTTATGGGCTCCAGATTCACTACCTAGCGAACGACAAGCTCGCTATCTCTTTAAGCGGGATTTCCAGAATCCGACTCAAGTACTGACAGCGCTAACGAGTGAGAAGCTTTTCCTTCGCAACCACAGAGCCCTGCTTGGCGAGTCACTTAGCATGGTAGAGGGACCGGGATCGCTGTATCACATCGATGCCACGGTCGGTGACGTCTATCTGAGAAGTGAGCTGGATCGCAATCGTCTGATAGGGCGTCCGGTGATTTATTTAGTTGTCGACGTGTTTTCCCGAATGATCGTGGGATTTGCCGTCCTGCTTGAAGGACCCAGCTGGATGGGAGCCATGCAGGCTTTGTTTCAAGCCTTTTCCAATAAACAGAGATTTTGCGCCGGATTAGGAATCACGATTACACCCAATCAATGGCCCTGCGAAGGCCTTCCAGATGCGATCCTCGCCGATGGCGGTGAACTACTTGGTCATGATGCGGACAGTCTCACCGCGCTAGGAATCCAGATCCATCAGGCCGCAGCCTGGCGCCCTGACTGGAAACCACTCGTGGAGCGGTATTTTGGACTACTCAACACACATATCGAATGGATCCCTGGAAAGCTACATAAACGCCAACCGGGCGAGCATGACTGTCGCTTGGATGGCGTCCTGACGCCTCGCATGTTTCGACAACTCCTGACATGGATCATTTTGAAGCACAACAATAGTGTCCTCCTGAAACACTATGCCCTCTCAAAAGAGATGATCGCAGATAAAGTCAAACGCTATCCGTCTGTACTGTGGGAGTGGGGGGTGAGCCAATCCTTAAGTGAACTCCGCTGGAAGCCAGAACCGCTGGTTCAGGCGACGTTACTACCCAGGGACAAGGCTACAGTCACCAGGAAAGGGATACGCTTTAAACATCTTTACTACACGTGTTCATTAGCCGAAAGCGAACAATGGTTTGTCCGCGCGGGCCAAAAGACCTGGAGCATAGATGTCGCCTACTATCCACCCGACGACTCGGTCCTCTACCTTCGGCTGGAAGATGGATCACGACTTGTTCCTTGCACACTGGTTGATCGCATCAACGAGCTAAGTTGGGTGGGACAAGATTGGTACGACGTCGAAGATCACTTTACCCTGCGGAACATTGAGAATCTCGACGAGAAGTATACAGCCGCACATTCCACCCTCACATTTGATGTTCAGGAAGCTGCCCTCATAAAACAGGCCAAAGAAGAACTTGCTCAAGCTGTCACTCCGACATCCAAGTCCTCCCAACTCAAGGGCATCGCCGACAATTACAAAAAGGAACGAGAACAGGAACAACAAATCAATCCTCCCGTTCCCAAGCGTGTGAAACCACCACTTCCTCCACCACAGGTCTCGGTTGATGATGAATATATTCCCGATGCGTTGCCATTCGCTTTGTTGCAGGAAGCACAAGCCGAACTGACATCCAAAATCACATCTCACTGA
- a CDS encoding ATP-binding protein: protein MRRADPHDRLEMVQAAMLEWFEPLPFHLDLHESISRAIRGGLSQRNPFTPGYYRDNRVQIDRFWSPPRTFQRSSALGFQLTGISGGGKTSAIERDLSLYPQWIQHTEYKSQPFRFDQLTWLHLECPYDVSVRGLCVNFLQAVDAIFRPEKTEESYLYLYNRNNRASVDTLIPSIAAIAANHCLGLLVIDEIQRLALAKSGGAERMLAFFVQLVNTIGVPVILVGTWKARAILAKEFIQIRRGSGQGEKEWDRMQKGSENWSHFINAMWAFQFVRHPVELTPELSDTLYDETQGITDYAIKVFCMAQWRAISTGRERISPAMIRSVAKDGLKSAQNVLKALREGKSTAVIGQLEDVLPPEILQTLEKEAKTLAKSRQASAPKNTSTTQNPPEPLSSSMANPPGKVRLTASENPTQDASPSLAGIIEAATLHGHTPAQALANSNLGAALPI, encoded by the coding sequence ATGCGCAGGGCCGACCCACACGACCGCCTTGAGATGGTTCAAGCTGCGATGCTCGAGTGGTTTGAGCCACTCCCCTTTCATCTTGATCTCCACGAATCCATTTCGCGAGCTATTCGGGGAGGCCTCTCGCAGCGCAATCCCTTCACACCCGGATATTACCGTGACAACAGAGTGCAAATTGATCGCTTTTGGTCGCCGCCTCGAACCTTTCAGAGATCTAGCGCACTCGGCTTTCAACTAACCGGGATTAGCGGCGGTGGGAAGACTTCGGCTATTGAGCGAGATTTATCGCTCTACCCTCAGTGGATCCAACATACCGAATATAAAAGCCAGCCATTTCGCTTTGACCAACTCACATGGCTTCATCTCGAATGCCCATATGACGTGTCGGTTCGTGGTCTGTGCGTCAATTTTCTTCAGGCTGTTGATGCCATCTTCAGGCCAGAAAAAACCGAGGAGAGTTACCTGTACCTCTACAACCGGAACAATCGCGCCAGTGTCGATACCCTGATTCCCTCAATCGCCGCGATCGCCGCGAACCATTGTCTCGGTCTACTTGTGATCGACGAGATTCAACGGCTCGCTTTGGCAAAAAGCGGTGGCGCTGAACGCATGTTGGCTTTCTTTGTACAGCTTGTAAACACAATCGGAGTTCCTGTGATTCTTGTCGGAACATGGAAGGCCCGAGCGATTCTCGCAAAGGAATTCATTCAAATCCGTCGAGGAAGTGGGCAGGGTGAGAAGGAATGGGATCGTATGCAGAAAGGCAGTGAAAACTGGTCGCACTTCATTAATGCAATGTGGGCCTTTCAGTTCGTCAGGCATCCGGTCGAGTTGACCCCTGAATTGAGCGACACTCTGTACGATGAAACACAAGGCATCACGGATTATGCAATCAAAGTGTTTTGCATGGCGCAATGGCGTGCGATTTCTACAGGGCGAGAGCGAATCAGTCCAGCCATGATTCGGTCTGTCGCGAAAGATGGCCTCAAAAGTGCCCAAAATGTCCTCAAAGCACTCCGAGAGGGCAAAAGTACCGCTGTGATTGGGCAGCTGGAGGATGTACTCCCTCCAGAAATACTGCAGACTCTCGAGAAAGAAGCGAAGACCCTGGCAAAGAGTAGGCAGGCTAGCGCCCCCAAGAATACATCCACCACACAGAATCCACCCGAACCACTTTCCTCCTCCATGGCAAATCCCCCAGGGAAAGTACGCTTAACCGCTTCAGAAAACCCAACACAAGATGCAAGTCCCTCCCTGGCAGGCATTATTGAGGCGGCAACCTTGCACGGCCACACTCCTGCCCAGGCGTTAGCCAATTCGAATCTCGGAGCCGCACTTCCCATCTAA
- a CDS encoding TniQ family protein encodes MPGMRTFVRSLPTLFPDELVASMCARLIDRLRVDGLVVFRTLFGVPYPRISWDLPRYLDHLGNILPSHYELDYYDLLEQHTLFPFFRIFTPSVMLPTFGVNSHRPDLLHPDQAARHVPTVLRYCPSCADNDRLLHGERYWHRSHQLPGVYVCVRHEMFLEPTTIELWCLSGPECEKASAERVLYGGQGRLINPSLTDHLEMLRIARIMVELLNPQTAPTIIKEYGRQRLVHLSIEAYRLNLGDFVPPQRRVIPESFIGQAWTQHLG; translated from the coding sequence ATGCCAGGCATGAGAACTTTTGTACGATCTCTACCAACCCTTTTCCCTGATGAACTTGTCGCAAGTATGTGTGCACGACTGATCGACCGGCTTCGCGTGGATGGCTTGGTCGTGTTCAGAACACTGTTCGGGGTACCGTATCCCCGCATCTCGTGGGACTTACCTCGTTACCTCGACCACCTGGGGAACATCCTGCCCTCCCATTATGAGTTGGATTACTACGATCTCCTTGAGCAACATACCCTCTTTCCCTTCTTTCGCATCTTTACCCCCTCCGTCATGCTGCCGACGTTCGGGGTAAATTCCCACAGACCAGATCTTCTCCACCCTGATCAGGCTGCTCGACATGTGCCAACCGTGCTTCGCTACTGCCCGTCATGCGCCGACAACGACCGTCTGCTTCACGGTGAGCGATACTGGCATCGCAGTCACCAACTACCGGGCGTATATGTATGTGTCAGACACGAAATGTTCTTAGAACCGACAACCATTGAATTGTGGTGCCTGTCCGGACCTGAATGCGAGAAGGCTAGTGCTGAACGTGTCCTTTACGGAGGGCAGGGGCGACTCATTAATCCTAGCTTAACAGATCATCTGGAAATGTTGCGCATCGCACGAATCATGGTCGAATTGCTTAACCCTCAGACTGCACCCACCATCATTAAAGAATATGGCCGCCAGCGTTTGGTTCATCTGAGTATCGAAGCCTACCGACTCAATTTGGGGGATTTTGTACCTCCCCAGAGACGAGTGATCCCCGAGAGCTTTATTGGACAGGCATGGACTCAGCATCTCGGATAA